One Dermacentor andersoni chromosome 6, qqDerAnde1_hic_scaffold, whole genome shotgun sequence genomic window carries:
- the LOC126521472 gene encoding cuticle protein 10.9-like, whose amino-acid sequence MHKFVILLAFICVAAAQRGGFNPAQENYPPIPYSFNYASQDAEGSHTREESGDGSGRVTGRYTMTLADGRTRTVSYTADENGYRAEIVTNELGTESKNPADVVIQSSAPTGVEAALAAEGSRPRAPAGPRAG is encoded by the coding sequence GCCGCGCAGAGGGGTGGCTTCAACCCGGCGCAGGAGAACTACCCGCCGATCCCGTACTCCTTCAACTATGCGAGCCAGGACGCCGAAGGCTCGCACACGCGTGAAGAGAGCGGCGACGGCTCCGGACGGGTCACGGGCCGCTACACCATGACGCTGGCCGACGGCCGCACCCGCACCGTCAGCTACACGGCCGACGAGAACGGATACCGCGCCGAGATCGTCACCAACGAGCTGGGCACCGAGTCCAAGAACCCCGCCGACGTCGTGATCCAGTCGAGCGCGCCGACCGGAGTCGAGGCCGCGCTCGCCGCCGAGGGCAGCCGCCCGCGCGCTCCCGCCGGGCCCAGGGCGGGCTGA